The following proteins are encoded in a genomic region of Burkholderia diffusa:
- a CDS encoding CYTH and CHAD domain-containing protein has product MERELKLRISAKDLDRLRHAPLLAQGGRAGASQQLTSTYFDTPALAFHRCGASLRVRAAGDDRIQTLKLEGAAQAGLFDRDEFETPVDGDVPDLEPLHAHLPEDSDCGRLVRDAATAGQLKPVFVTRIRRSVFPLHLPSGDELEVALDKGTVDAEPGSVPIAAVELELKHGEPESLYGVARALLDVVPLRIDRESKADLGYGLLVGEHHAAVKAQPVRLKKRDSIEDAFRRIASNCLDQVNANERGVASGHDPSCVHQMRVGLRRLRSALDLFEKVIPAIPGLDDELRWIASELGAARDWEVLAGSTLEQAGANGHPDEVRSVRDACEQIAVRNRQRAADAVESVRYTRLALQLASWVSRQGWRDGMSDAQREAIGRPATRFAADVLRRRHRKLIKRGKGLADLDDHRRHRARIAAKKVRYATEFFASLCSKRAVKSYVGALTALQDDLGWRNDAVVADKLLKALPRTSPAATPGAAFARGFLTARVAADHQTLKTLWKRFRRLSPPR; this is encoded by the coding sequence ATGGAACGCGAGTTGAAACTGCGGATCTCCGCAAAGGACCTCGACAGACTGCGTCACGCGCCGTTGCTCGCGCAAGGCGGACGCGCCGGCGCGTCGCAACAGCTGACGAGCACCTACTTCGATACGCCCGCGCTGGCCTTTCACCGGTGCGGCGCATCGCTGCGGGTGCGCGCGGCCGGCGACGACAGAATCCAGACGCTGAAACTGGAAGGGGCGGCACAGGCCGGACTGTTCGACAGGGACGAGTTCGAAACGCCCGTCGACGGCGACGTCCCCGATCTCGAGCCGCTGCACGCACATTTACCGGAAGACAGCGACTGCGGCAGGCTCGTGCGCGATGCGGCCACGGCCGGCCAGCTCAAGCCGGTGTTCGTCACGCGGATCAGGCGGTCGGTCTTTCCGCTGCACTTGCCGTCCGGCGATGAACTGGAGGTCGCGCTCGACAAGGGCACCGTGGACGCGGAGCCGGGTTCGGTCCCGATCGCCGCCGTCGAACTGGAGCTGAAGCACGGCGAGCCGGAAAGCCTGTACGGCGTCGCACGGGCATTGCTTGACGTCGTGCCGTTGCGGATCGATCGCGAGAGCAAGGCCGATCTCGGCTACGGACTCCTCGTCGGCGAGCACCACGCGGCCGTCAAGGCGCAACCGGTGCGACTGAAGAAGCGCGATTCGATCGAAGACGCATTCCGCCGCATCGCGAGCAACTGTCTCGACCAGGTCAATGCGAACGAACGTGGCGTCGCGTCCGGTCACGATCCGTCATGCGTCCATCAGATGCGTGTCGGGCTGCGGCGCTTGCGTTCCGCCCTCGACCTGTTCGAGAAGGTGATTCCCGCGATTCCCGGCCTTGATGACGAACTGCGCTGGATCGCGTCGGAACTGGGCGCCGCGCGGGACTGGGAGGTGCTTGCGGGATCGACGCTCGAGCAGGCCGGCGCGAACGGCCATCCGGACGAGGTTCGTTCGGTCCGCGACGCGTGCGAGCAGATCGCGGTGAGGAACCGGCAGCGCGCGGCCGACGCGGTCGAGTCGGTCCGCTACACGCGGCTCGCGTTGCAACTCGCGTCGTGGGTGAGCCGACAAGGCTGGCGAGACGGGATGTCCGACGCCCAGCGCGAGGCGATCGGCCGGCCGGCGACGCGGTTTGCTGCCGATGTGCTGCGTCGGCGGCACCGCAAGCTGATCAAACGCGGGAAGGGCCTGGCCGATCTCGACGATCACCGTCGTCACCGTGCCCGGATCGCGGCGAAGAAAGTCCGATACGCGACCGAATTCTTCGCGTCGCTCTGTTCCAAACGGGCGGTCAAATCATACGTCGGCGCGCTGACCGCGCTTCAGGACGATCTTGGCTGGCGCAACGATGCCGTCGTCGCGGACAAGCTTCTGAAGGCGCTGCCTCGCACGTCGCCCGCTGCCACGCCCGGGGCGGCCTTTGCGCGAGGCTTTCTGACCGCCCGCGTGGCGGCCGATCATCAGACGTTGAAGACGCTGTGGAAGCGCTTCAGGCGGCTTTCGCCGCCGCGCTGA